GCGGGCCGGCTTCTTCGTCGGGCAGTCCTCGGGCGCCTACATGGTGGGCGTGGAGCGCGTCGCTCGTCGCGAGCGGCGGGGCCGCTTCGTGACGGTGTTCAACGACATCGGGGAGCGCTACTTCTCGACTCGCCTGTGGGATTGAGCCGACGCCGGGGGCCAGCTCGCCCTCTGCGCCCGAACTCTGTTCGCGCTCGGCCGCCCGACGCGGTATAGTCTTTCCCCGGTAACGGCACCGGTCGGCTCGACACAGGTACGCACGCACCCATACAGGAGGGCCGCCATGGCGATGCAACCCGCACTGTCCTCACGTCTCTCCCGTCGCCGTTTCCTGACGGGGGCCGTCGCCGCCGGCGTCGCCGGGCTCGGCACGGGGCTGTCGCTCCCCCTCCACCCCTCCGCCCGGGCGTGGGCGCAAGCCTTGCCGACCCCGGATGAGGCGCTCAAGGCGCTGATGGACGGCAACCAGCGGTTCGTGACCGGCACCATGACCTCGTTCGAACGGGACAAGGAGATGCTGCGGCAGAAGACGGCCCTCAGGCAAACGCCCTTTGCGGCCATCCTCTCGTGCGCCGATTCCCGCGTGCCCGTCGAGATCGTCTTCGACCAGACCATCGGAGACCTGTTCGTGGCCCGCGTGGCCGGGAACGTGGCCTCCCCGGAAATGATCGCCAGCCTGGAGTACGGCACGATCGTCCTGGGTGCCCGGGTGCTCATGGTGCTCGGCCACTCGGCCTGTGGGGCCGTGACGGCGACGATCGCGGCCCGGGCCGTCCCCGGACAGATCAGCGGCCTCTACTCGTTCATCCGGCCCGCCGTCGACCAGGCCGGCACGGACCCGGAGGCGGCCAGCAAGGCCAACGTCAAGTACCAGGTCGGGCTCCTCCGGCGGGCCTCGCCCGTGATCGCGGGCCTGATCGGGGAGAAGAAGTGCCGGGTCGTCGGCGCCTACTACGACGTCGCGAGCGGCGCGGTCACGCTCCTCGAGCCCTGATTCCCACGCGCAGGGAATCACCGACGCCCTGACGGTTGCCGGTCCCTCCGAGCGGCGGCTTAGCCGCCGCAACGGTCCTGGAGGAGGTCTCGGAGGGGGCCGCCGAGGCCCCCTCCGAGAAACTATCGGATCGCGCCCCGGCGGCGCCACCAGCCCTGCACGAGACCGTCCACGACCTCGGCGAGCTGGGCCAGCGTCCGGCACTCCCGCACCACGTCGCAGTGAGGCGCGTAGAGCGGCATCACCGAGTCCCCGACGCCCCAGCCCCACTGGCCCTCCGGGTTGAGCCAGATGATCCCTTTCACGCGCTCGCGCATGAGCCGGAGCGTCCAGGCCTGGGGGTCGTTGTAGTTGTTGCGGGCATCCCCCAGGATCAGCAGCGTGGTCTTCCGATCGAGCCGCTCCACCGATTCCCGGCAGAAGCGGGCGAACGC
The window above is part of the Candidatus Methylomirabilota bacterium genome. Proteins encoded here:
- a CDS encoding carbonic anhydrase encodes the protein MAMQPALSSRLSRRRFLTGAVAAGVAGLGTGLSLPLHPSARAWAQALPTPDEALKALMDGNQRFVTGTMTSFERDKEMLRQKTALRQTPFAAILSCADSRVPVEIVFDQTIGDLFVARVAGNVASPEMIASLEYGTIVLGARVLMVLGHSACGAVTATIAARAVPGQISGLYSFIRPAVDQAGTDPEAASKANVKYQVGLLRRASPVIAGLIGEKKCRVVGAYYDVASGAVTLLEP